The following proteins come from a genomic window of Candidatus Methylarchaceae archaeon HK02M2:
- a CDS encoding 4Fe-4S dicluster domain-containing protein: protein MLFDLTKCIGCRACQVACKRWNNRPAEETSLSADAENQWTNPSTLSYKTWRLVKFKLNYDEDNDEINWTFIPWSCMHCNDPPCLGVCPTKAVYQREDGIVHIHSDRCIGCGYCVQACPYKVRFFGDDEYFGLKSVYKCTYCLDRLDAGLAETACVQACPTGALEFGEKNEMHEKARERALAVGGFVFGDETTSPGGEDIGTTSVYVSKVPFDELDFPTEEQRISAPFVMERILLERGGLAIFGLGMLSFIGFALWRRERIDKAKMREALKV from the coding sequence ATGTTGTTTGATCTAACAAAATGCATCGGTTGTAGAGCATGTCAAGTGGCTTGTAAGAGATGGAACAATCGCCCCGCAGAGGAGACATCCTTAAGTGCTGATGCAGAGAATCAGTGGACAAACCCATCAACACTTAGCTATAAAACTTGGAGACTCGTCAAATTCAAGTTAAATTATGATGAGGACAACGATGAGATCAATTGGACTTTCATACCATGGTCTTGTATGCATTGCAACGACCCTCCATGCTTGGGAGTTTGTCCTACTAAAGCTGTATACCAGAGAGAAGATGGAATAGTTCATATTCACAGTGATAGGTGTATAGGTTGTGGATACTGCGTTCAAGCATGTCCGTATAAAGTTCGATTCTTCGGAGATGACGAATACTTTGGATTAAAATCGGTCTATAAGTGCACATACTGCTTAGATAGGCTTGATGCTGGGTTGGCAGAAACTGCTTGTGTTCAAGCATGTCCAACAGGAGCTCTTGAATTCGGAGAAAAGAATGAGATGCACGAGAAGGCAAGGGAAAGAGCGCTAGCTGTAGGAGGATTTGTATTTGGCGACGAGACAACTAGTCCAGGAGGAGAAGATATCGGCACTACATCGGTTTATGTTTCTAAAGTTCCCTTTGATGAGTTGGACTTCCCAACAGAGGAACAGAGGATTTCAGCACCATTCGTTATGGAGAGAATACTTCTTGAACGTGGAGGACTTGCGATCTTCGGACTTGGAATGCTCTCATTCATAGGATTTGCTTTATGGCGGAGAGAAAGGATAGATAAAGCTAAAATGAGGGAAGCTCTTAAGGTGTGA
- the nrfD gene encoding polysulfide reductase NrfD — MIEEFPWGWPIAFALFFGGLGGGAFMLTSVTSFLTRDDFKNILKFGVIVGTVSAILAVISFMIDLGAVERALSVYSNPSSMITIGTMILTIIIPLGLVYASFVPPVRLNFPWSGNIRARTAIEVLLFILGAALASYTGFVLGLVGSSPFWGSPLLEVLFVLSGASTAIMAIALFMTPLYSSTKMEVAKKRIIEALHRLDLADGLLIIIELAIVLTLVFTSAYSISGATAASANSLISGSLSMIFWIGVIGLGLLVPLLILIFLAWKGRSAAYIRLYPPLLAVASISALVGGLLMRYSIVIAGQIPMF, encoded by the coding sequence ATGATAGAAGAATTTCCTTGGGGATGGCCGATCGCCTTTGCCCTCTTCTTCGGGGGGCTCGGTGGAGGAGCTTTCATGTTGACGTCTGTAACAAGCTTTCTTACAAGGGACGATTTCAAGAATATCCTGAAATTCGGAGTTATTGTTGGAACTGTAAGCGCTATCTTGGCCGTAATATCATTTATGATAGACTTGGGCGCAGTTGAGCGTGCCTTATCCGTTTATTCCAACCCTAGTTCAATGATCACTATAGGGACCATGATCTTAACTATCATAATCCCACTGGGATTAGTTTACGCATCGTTCGTTCCACCAGTTCGATTGAACTTCCCTTGGTCTGGTAATATAAGGGCAAGAACCGCGATCGAAGTGTTATTATTCATATTAGGTGCAGCATTGGCTTCCTATACAGGTTTCGTTCTTGGTCTTGTAGGAAGTTCGCCTTTCTGGGGTTCTCCTTTGCTAGAAGTACTCTTCGTCCTTTCAGGTGCGTCAACAGCAATCATGGCAATCGCTCTCTTCATGACTCCTTTGTACTCATCTACAAAGATGGAAGTTGCAAAGAAAAGAATCATAGAAGCTTTACATAGACTAGATCTCGCTGATGGTCTTCTAATAATCATCGAACTAGCAATAGTTCTTACACTTGTATTTACATCGGCTTACAGTATATCAGGGGCGACAGCGGCATCTGCAAATAGTCTAATAAGTGGCTCTCTTAGCATGATCTTCTGGATAGGAGTCATTGGTCTGGGACTATTGGTTCCACTCTTGATTCTTATATTCTTGGCTTGGAAGGGAAGAAGTGCTGCATACATTCGACTATACCCACCACTACTGGCTGTAGCTTCAATCAGTGCACTCGTTGGAGGTCTCTTGATGAGATATTCAATCGTTATCGCAGGACAGATACCGATGTTCTGA
- a CDS encoding molybdopterin-dependent oxidoreductase has translation MKLGTMATITTFALGEIPEVMAATGEYPRLDRVDDYLQGQTVPSICPYCAGGCGIKVTTLNGEIIETEGDPDHPINEGHLCSKPSAYPQLIYSERRLKHPMKRTNPNKGENEDPGWVEITWDEAYATIASKIAEAMENVPYKRANTTTGKDDYYFVGKDSPISWLGSSYWNNEECYLGRKLTALIGSNNIEHQARKCHASTVAALANTFGFGAMTNHIIDAKNSKVFLIVSNPAESHTMEFHWVTQAILDNDAKIIVMDPRFNRSGSKADIYTRYRSGSEAAIFLGLIRYTILNIRYNKDFLETRTNAPYDLNGNFLTDWETNPDSIFSKLKALAEDYTPEEVYRISGIPEAKFDLIADTFTDVNNRPGNIYYSMGTTQHTNATQAIRAQAILQLLLGNMGVPGGGVNALRGISNVQGSTDMNMLMHLIMGYRAPPRDIDDVRRYQKWKNSDPTNRGGVGGGATYTPKDKIEQQWDARHFPTWNSLEYNWGMYVGTWPGSNPDNESVVCDLPVGNGYPIVSMFRKMYNEDIKVLLCNAENPAVSLANAKFARDALSKVFLVVNELFETETAWFADILLPGTVQVERDGSITNTGRWIQWRWKAIDPPGECRQELDYLTELYQHIRDDADLKLPSERYKDDTGNDTGSRPEDCWPSPYGNTAEDIYKEIGAKSLDPSLRPGYVTIQPAANVIYKNMYDPGVTTWNGAVIDGILAKRRDRTPADSEDETYGYFKNWSFSWMLNQRVLYNINESNSGVNYFFTWWAHNDSIWLGYDHAAIWARHLTKDGLQDTNPLTHGIPLHNEPLESPDNDLAAEYPTMWGSYYTYYNVYEDIKSVDIGDPSEYPYVLTTFRLAEHMQAGALTRNLPWLKELHPEVFVEISPTLASEIGVSSGDYVLMKTARNPDGSRVKCIVTDRIQPMTINGKTIHEVAMPWHWGFKGLSTGLSANVLTIDAVDVSAHIPEVKACLCKVEKA, from the coding sequence TTGAAGCTTGGTACAATGGCAACCATCACAACATTTGCACTCGGAGAAATTCCGGAAGTGATGGCAGCTACAGGAGAGTACCCTCGACTTGATAGGGTTGACGATTATCTACAAGGACAGACAGTTCCCAGCATCTGCCCATACTGTGCTGGAGGTTGCGGGATTAAAGTAACGACTTTAAATGGCGAAATTATCGAGACTGAGGGTGATCCTGACCATCCAATAAATGAAGGCCATTTGTGTAGTAAACCGAGTGCGTACCCCCAGTTGATCTATAGCGAAAGGCGCCTAAAACATCCAATGAAGAGAACGAATCCAAACAAGGGTGAAAACGAAGATCCAGGATGGGTTGAAATCACATGGGATGAAGCATACGCTACAATCGCCTCCAAGATCGCAGAAGCTATGGAAAATGTACCATACAAACGTGCGAATACGACTACCGGGAAAGACGACTATTACTTCGTAGGCAAGGACTCGCCTATCTCATGGCTCGGTTCGTCATACTGGAATAATGAAGAGTGTTACCTTGGCAGGAAGTTGACGGCCTTGATAGGTTCGAACAACATCGAACATCAGGCTAGGAAGTGCCATGCATCAACTGTAGCAGCACTTGCTAATACCTTCGGCTTTGGTGCAATGACGAACCATATAATCGATGCAAAAAACTCGAAAGTCTTCCTTATAGTGAGTAACCCAGCTGAATCACATACAATGGAATTCCATTGGGTGACACAAGCGATATTGGATAATGATGCAAAGATAATAGTGATGGACCCGAGATTTAATAGGTCCGGTTCAAAAGCGGACATCTACACCAGATACAGATCCGGTTCAGAAGCAGCTATCTTCCTCGGTCTAATTAGGTACACAATTTTAAATATACGTTATAACAAAGATTTCCTTGAAACAAGAACCAATGCTCCCTACGATCTTAACGGCAACTTTTTGACTGACTGGGAGACAAACCCTGATTCGATTTTTAGCAAGTTGAAGGCTCTTGCTGAAGACTATACACCAGAAGAGGTGTATAGAATCTCTGGTATACCCGAGGCAAAATTCGATCTGATTGCGGATACATTTACAGACGTAAACAATAGACCAGGTAACATCTACTACTCTATGGGTACTACACAGCATACAAATGCAACCCAAGCGATTAGAGCACAGGCAATACTACAGCTATTACTGGGAAACATGGGTGTGCCTGGAGGCGGAGTCAACGCTCTTAGAGGAATAAGCAATGTTCAGGGATCCACAGACATGAACATGTTGATGCACTTGATCATGGGATATAGGGCACCACCAAGGGACATAGACGATGTAAGAAGATACCAAAAATGGAAAAATTCCGATCCAACCAATCGTGGCGGTGTTGGAGGAGGAGCTACCTATACGCCTAAGGATAAAATTGAGCAACAATGGGATGCTCGACACTTCCCAACTTGGAACTCACTGGAATACAACTGGGGCATGTATGTGGGTACATGGCCGGGCTCAAACCCTGATAATGAGTCGGTTGTATGTGACTTACCTGTTGGTAATGGCTACCCTATCGTCAGTATGTTTAGAAAGATGTATAACGAAGACATCAAAGTTCTTCTCTGCAACGCTGAAAATCCAGCCGTTTCATTGGCTAATGCCAAATTTGCGAGGGATGCATTGTCCAAGGTATTTTTAGTAGTCAACGAGCTCTTTGAAACTGAGACAGCCTGGTTTGCGGATATACTCCTTCCAGGAACTGTCCAAGTTGAAAGAGATGGAAGTATCACAAATACTGGTAGATGGATTCAATGGCGATGGAAGGCAATCGATCCACCAGGAGAATGCAGGCAAGAACTAGATTACCTAACTGAACTTTACCAACATATAAGAGATGATGCCGACCTTAAGCTACCTTCAGAAAGGTATAAGGATGATACAGGAAATGACACTGGATCCAGACCAGAAGATTGTTGGCCTTCTCCATATGGAAATACTGCCGAGGATATCTATAAAGAGATAGGGGCTAAAAGCCTCGATCCAAGCCTAAGGCCAGGTTACGTTACAATTCAGCCAGCAGCTAATGTCATCTACAAGAATATGTACGACCCTGGTGTCACAACTTGGAATGGAGCAGTCATCGATGGAATCTTAGCTAAGAGGCGTGACCGTACGCCGGCCGACAGTGAAGATGAGACATATGGTTACTTTAAGAACTGGTCTTTCAGCTGGATGTTGAATCAAAGAGTACTTTACAACATAAATGAGAGTAATTCAGGAGTTAACTACTTCTTCACTTGGTGGGCTCATAACGATTCAATATGGTTGGGTTACGATCATGCAGCTATATGGGCTAGACACCTTACTAAAGATGGCCTGCAAGATACAAACCCCTTGACACACGGAATACCTCTGCATAATGAACCACTCGAGAGCCCTGACAATGACCTTGCGGCAGAATATCCGACCATGTGGGGGAGCTACTATACATACTATAATGTGTATGAGGATATCAAGTCTGTTGACATAGGAGATCCAAGTGAGTACCCCTACGTACTCACAACTTTCAGATTAGCAGAACATATGCAGGCTGGTGCCTTGACGAGGAATCTACCTTGGCTCAAAGAACTACATCCAGAGGTATTCGTTGAGATAAGCCCGACCCTTGCTTCTGAGATCGGAGTGAGTAGTGGTGATTATGTGCTAATGAAGACTGCAAGGAATCCGGATGGTTCAAGGGTAAAATGCATAGTAACAGATAGAATTCAACCTATGACTATAAATGGCAAGACTATACATGAAGTAGCAATGCCTTGGCATTGGGGCTTCAAGGGTCTTAGCACAGGACTTAGTGCAAATGTTTTAACCATAGATGCCGTGGACGTCTCGGCACATATTCCTGAGGTAAAAGCTTGCTTATGCAAGGTGGAGAAAGCGTGA